One segment of Paenibacillus sp. FSL R7-0337 DNA contains the following:
- a CDS encoding DUF4007 family protein, whose amino-acid sequence MAYARHQSFYIRDKWFSKGLRAVKQNNRFFFNEYAFETVGLGKNMLEALKYWLFAFDVVEERTIEGQRIHVLTELGEILFNSDRLLQKNESLAILHYHLVKNKNDQSTVFDWYFNSYRETAVSRPDLLSSFVTWVSQNEAKDISGNSLKRDIDCLVQFYTKSPDDNDPEDTIFSPFSKLKLMRSERSGEGFDTIKKIIPELNSIGIASLYYILLDFDSIPEDRLISVDEIVNGDNLWGKTFNLSRNKIVEALNILTNHEKYPIEYVRTNNLDYIRVPLITSIEFIKSELLKG is encoded by the coding sequence ATGGCTTATGCTAGACATCAAAGTTTCTATATCAGAGATAAGTGGTTCAGTAAAGGATTAAGGGCAGTAAAACAGAATAATAGGTTTTTCTTCAATGAATATGCATTTGAGACAGTTGGGCTTGGGAAAAATATGCTTGAAGCTTTAAAATATTGGTTGTTTGCTTTTGATGTTGTTGAGGAACGAACAATAGAGGGACAACGGATACATGTATTAACGGAATTAGGAGAAATTTTATTTAATAGTGATCGCCTTTTGCAAAAAAATGAATCGTTGGCTATTCTTCACTATCACTTGGTAAAGAATAAAAATGATCAATCAACAGTATTTGATTGGTACTTTAATAGTTATCGAGAAACTGCTGTTAGCAGACCTGATTTACTTAGTTCCTTTGTAACATGGGTTAGCCAAAATGAGGCGAAGGATATATCAGGAAATTCTTTGAAACGAGATATAGACTGTCTAGTTCAATTTTATACCAAATCGCCTGATGATAATGATCCTGAGGATACTATATTTTCCCCATTTTCAAAACTAAAGTTGATGAGAAGTGAACGTTCAGGGGAGGGCTTTGATACAATCAAGAAAATAATCCCTGAACTTAATTCAATTGGTATAGCATCACTTTACTACATCCTTCTTGATTTTGATTCTATCCCTGAGGATCGGCTTATTAGTGTCGATGAGATTGTAAATGGTGATAACCTATGGGGGAAAACATTTAATCTGTCTCGAAATAAGATCGTTGAAGCGCTAAATATTCTTACTAACCACGAAAAGTATCCGATTGAGTACGTAAGAACAAATAATTTGGACTATATAAGAGTACCGTTGATTACGTCAATTGAATTTATTAAGAGTGAGCTTCTGAAAGGATGA
- a CDS encoding FtsK/SpoIIIE domain-containing protein, with translation MNQLELIGKVATEFLRRELQNSQSEEGIARFLLDRLTGDQVTSICKTISQDTLLVSTMAIKVPRKLVEAVDLPSEMVTDEKTTFWRNASCDKPAILLANTNDDQGQSLRDITRVGAGDLKSHPDIWVQVASRDLPLTDEQKRYWQQALKGLQEANECSLEEFSEFTVKVREIIAENGIPVVRAIGWALPALRIPRDSYYFDAIPESALGHANRWKKLFTDAYNKRACYLYKQHPNRQVIENSEIQASYEKVKSQIDPSVQPIMELFIESNVSWSVAAENLSELEWEMDKVNLLFFELKPMKVNLAEKTRQLYDDEFPDTLTDAEILYLDNLNELFKKKKAKEATEEDKDFYDKHRHNLDTEKVLKAEWDRFVYGKAIECSDFLVGLLEGIERLFAQCDNFIGEKTLKIRTQKTVSKKSWLDLNADVSMAFCNAYRGLEKLTNWQVNWETYYLFKYDELLLEAKQKKGYKRNTSTARAAIQIVFYIELSYLDLQGSKQKNEVKLVWQGNPQEIGLELHEDLKRLADHPFSYSSVSLNPVSKKGKLQGLSLSDVGTIQAVFGQDRGSLVGVYAKTTDLQKTILNNLKKLFEETRLTNSNYEALKESWNQFSVKYKQSINDWLIDGISSDSMIEQSEMYDNFLRSLQEHALGDMNRIHVMQPVMDIGNIRVDGDKNKPMTIVAPWHPMRMAAKAVKARQVIGLLNYVLTSDQVDFGDQRLFFTDLKEEILSPYYPEVSLGYKGYEPVLLSITDTKNDYTLMESPVRTEEEMQTNEDPKEASDKLLNLVERYLDLQPHERTNLSLVLYNSDSTRLPETIVNSLAAMHEVEDEVRCQVILRHRDTNKLNELYMKMIESTDSDADSFVASEVTRDFMARLRVEVMAHEATTLDSKEGKLADIVFLQDVISRQANLEWDEVKVRQMPELLNHYPPRWAKRRSTAKDELKSTVYLASPSQPSVGWSYLSSIYSVVKGKDVSPGTFFLPARQISFQNDKVKEIFDEAHKLGEWVVNYDQLLERRQLRNLGVKVIKYQHNKSHGSNIVVSSKSKLNLLNVLVKRRLNALGLGLNEEELVQLTERFIEDANTISGDIVLRAAKRGVFAGELIGVVLSKTLLHPEIGTEQAVGWFFLDDYASWLGQKEEQIADILALVPKLVNDKPILQVFISEAKYVDAKGVSEARKNSSKQLRDTVNRMDNALFGNPGRLDRDLWLSRLSDLLNEGIELAPNSTFTVEELREVIRAGEIPIEIKGYSHVFVSTLPDTVLDSERNPIVNAKNSYQEVFTRDLVRELVLAYHRGTSIIEVREQLDESKPWELFDPKLPAPRINFVAASNNKAVTGEKKVFETSDDKQMQINFETDEAEEDTGESYLVSKKEKIVSLEPDVKRPIVEMGGEVPWANAELQKWILQNTQSTEESNEDQSWVSETVNKLRMALISYNLQAKVNGHRLTPNAVVIRLKGSDQLKVDDIEKRRSILLTTHALNVINITAYPGEIVVSLARPQRQSISLADVWKVRKVQTNTSGLNMSFVIGVKEIDGELLYLNLGGEFEGGTQHAPHTLIAGATGSGKSVLLQNLILDICVTNSKDLAHIYLIDPKYGVDYMHLAELPHLVEGIIDDQNKATQILEDLVDEMNDRYQKFKEIKVNNLKDYNAKVSHNQRLPLIFLIHDEFAEWMLVDEYKNAVSSIVQRLGVKARAAGIHLIFAAQRPDANVLPVQLRDNLGNRLILRVESVGTSEISLGEKGAEKLLGKGHLVARLQGEPNLIYAQVPFVDVSIIPLII, from the coding sequence ATGAACCAACTAGAGTTGATTGGAAAGGTAGCGACCGAATTTCTTCGGCGGGAATTACAAAATAGCCAATCTGAAGAGGGAATTGCGCGTTTCTTATTGGATCGCCTTACCGGAGATCAGGTCACTTCTATATGCAAAACAATAAGCCAAGATACGCTATTAGTTTCGACTATGGCCATAAAGGTCCCGCGAAAATTAGTTGAAGCGGTCGATTTGCCATCTGAAATGGTTACTGACGAGAAGACAACATTTTGGAGAAATGCTTCATGTGATAAGCCCGCTATCTTATTAGCGAATACGAACGATGATCAAGGGCAATCATTAAGAGATATAACAAGGGTTGGGGCAGGAGATTTAAAAAGTCACCCTGATATATGGGTACAAGTAGCGAGTCGCGATCTCCCTCTAACTGATGAGCAAAAAAGGTACTGGCAGCAAGCGTTGAAAGGTTTGCAAGAGGCAAATGAGTGCAGTCTTGAGGAATTTAGTGAATTTACCGTAAAAGTGCGTGAAATAATTGCTGAGAATGGTATTCCTGTTGTGAGGGCGATTGGCTGGGCGCTACCTGCACTTCGCATTCCACGTGATTCTTATTATTTTGACGCAATCCCAGAGAGTGCTTTAGGTCATGCTAATAGATGGAAGAAACTTTTTACAGATGCATATAACAAAAGAGCTTGTTATCTATACAAGCAACATCCAAATCGTCAAGTCATTGAGAACAGTGAGATCCAGGCATCTTACGAAAAGGTGAAAAGTCAAATTGATCCGTCTGTTCAACCAATTATGGAATTGTTCATTGAATCGAATGTGAGCTGGTCCGTCGCCGCGGAAAATCTGTCAGAGCTAGAGTGGGAGATGGATAAAGTCAACCTACTATTTTTCGAATTGAAGCCAATGAAAGTGAATTTGGCAGAAAAAACTCGGCAATTGTACGATGATGAGTTTCCAGATACATTAACGGATGCTGAAATTCTTTATCTAGATAATCTAAACGAGCTTTTTAAAAAGAAAAAAGCGAAGGAAGCTACAGAGGAAGATAAAGATTTTTACGATAAGCACCGTCATAACTTAGACACAGAAAAAGTACTAAAGGCGGAATGGGATCGATTTGTTTATGGAAAGGCGATTGAATGTTCAGATTTTTTAGTTGGTTTATTAGAGGGGATTGAGCGCCTCTTCGCTCAATGCGATAACTTTATTGGGGAGAAGACTTTAAAAATTCGTACTCAGAAGACCGTTAGTAAAAAGTCTTGGCTGGATCTAAATGCAGATGTAAGTATGGCATTCTGCAATGCTTACAGAGGGCTTGAAAAGTTGACTAACTGGCAAGTGAATTGGGAAACGTATTATTTGTTTAAGTACGATGAATTATTATTAGAGGCTAAACAGAAGAAAGGCTATAAAAGGAATACCTCAACAGCAAGAGCCGCTATTCAAATCGTATTCTACATAGAGCTTAGCTACCTTGACTTACAGGGATCTAAACAAAAAAATGAAGTGAAATTGGTATGGCAAGGAAACCCTCAAGAGATTGGCCTCGAGCTTCACGAAGATTTAAAGAGGCTTGCCGATCATCCCTTCTCTTATTCTAGTGTATCCCTAAACCCAGTTAGCAAAAAAGGCAAGCTACAGGGGTTATCTTTAAGTGATGTAGGTACAATTCAAGCAGTGTTCGGACAGGATAGGGGTTCGCTGGTTGGTGTATATGCAAAAACAACTGATTTGCAAAAAACAATTCTAAATAACCTGAAGAAGTTGTTCGAGGAAACAAGACTCACAAACAGCAATTATGAAGCTCTTAAAGAATCGTGGAATCAATTTTCAGTAAAGTATAAACAGTCTATAAATGATTGGCTAATTGATGGTATTAGTTCTGATTCAATGATTGAACAAAGTGAGATGTACGATAACTTCTTACGCTCCTTACAAGAGCATGCCTTGGGCGATATGAATCGAATTCATGTTATGCAGCCTGTTATGGATATCGGGAATATAAGGGTGGATGGGGATAAAAATAAACCAATGACAATTGTAGCCCCATGGCACCCAATGCGAATGGCGGCAAAGGCGGTTAAGGCAAGGCAAGTCATTGGTTTGTTAAATTATGTATTAACATCAGACCAAGTCGACTTTGGTGATCAACGTTTGTTCTTTACGGATCTCAAAGAAGAAATATTAAGCCCATATTATCCAGAAGTTTCCTTAGGTTATAAGGGGTATGAACCGGTGCTTCTTTCAATTACAGATACTAAGAATGATTACACCTTAATGGAAAGCCCAGTACGAACTGAAGAAGAAATGCAGACGAATGAAGACCCAAAAGAAGCAAGTGACAAACTTCTTAATCTAGTTGAACGTTACTTGGATCTTCAACCACATGAAAGGACGAATTTAAGTTTAGTCTTGTACAACTCTGATTCCACTAGGCTTCCGGAGACAATTGTAAATTCCCTGGCCGCAATGCATGAGGTTGAAGATGAAGTTCGCTGTCAGGTGATATTGAGGCATCGTGATACAAATAAGTTAAACGAGTTATATATGAAAATGATAGAGAGTACGGATAGTGACGCCGACTCCTTTGTTGCGAGCGAGGTGACTCGTGATTTTATGGCACGTCTCCGTGTAGAAGTAATGGCACATGAGGCTACAACGTTAGACTCAAAAGAGGGGAAGTTAGCTGATATCGTATTTTTGCAAGATGTTATCTCGCGGCAAGCAAATCTTGAATGGGATGAAGTGAAAGTGAGACAGATGCCGGAGTTACTTAATCACTATCCTCCGAGGTGGGCAAAAAGAAGATCTACGGCGAAAGATGAACTTAAATCTACGGTGTACTTGGCAAGTCCAAGTCAACCTTCAGTTGGATGGTCTTACTTATCATCAATATATTCAGTTGTTAAGGGAAAGGATGTTAGCCCAGGGACATTCTTTTTACCAGCAAGGCAAATTTCGTTCCAGAATGACAAGGTGAAGGAAATCTTCGATGAAGCTCACAAACTCGGCGAATGGGTAGTCAATTATGATCAATTATTAGAACGAAGACAGCTTAGGAATCTTGGGGTGAAGGTTATAAAGTACCAGCACAATAAATCCCATGGCTCAAACATTGTTGTATCTTCAAAATCTAAATTGAACCTATTAAATGTACTTGTGAAAAGAAGATTAAATGCTTTAGGCCTAGGGTTAAATGAAGAGGAATTAGTGCAGCTTACGGAGCGATTTATTGAGGATGCCAATACAATATCAGGCGACATCGTACTACGTGCTGCAAAACGAGGTGTGTTTGCAGGTGAATTAATTGGTGTCGTATTAAGTAAGACGCTCCTTCACCCCGAAATAGGAACTGAACAGGCTGTAGGTTGGTTTTTTCTTGATGATTATGCAAGTTGGCTTGGACAAAAAGAAGAGCAAATTGCAGATATATTGGCGCTTGTACCTAAACTAGTTAATGATAAGCCAATTCTTCAAGTATTTATTTCTGAAGCAAAGTATGTCGATGCCAAGGGTGTCTCCGAAGCAAGAAAAAACTCTTCAAAGCAGTTGCGGGATACCGTCAACAGAATGGATAACGCACTATTTGGCAATCCGGGGCGACTTGACCGTGACTTATGGCTTTCCAGATTAAGTGACCTGCTAAATGAAGGTATTGAATTAGCTCCGAATTCTACCTTTACTGTTGAAGAGTTGCGTGAGGTTATTCGAGCAGGGGAAATTCCTATCGAAATCAAGGGTTATTCCCATGTATTTGTATCTACCTTACCTGATACAGTTTTAGATAGTGAAAGAAACCCCATTGTAAATGCTAAAAACTCCTATCAAGAAGTTTTTACTAGAGATCTTGTAAGAGAATTAGTATTGGCTTATCATCGCGGGACCTCGATCATTGAAGTCAGGGAGCAGCTTGACGAAAGTAAGCCTTGGGAATTATTTGATCCTAAATTACCAGCTCCTAGAATCAATTTTGTTGCTGCTAGTAATAATAAGGCTGTCACTGGAGAAAAAAAAGTCTTTGAAACTTCAGATGACAAACAAATGCAGATTAACTTTGAGACAGATGAAGCTGAAGAAGATACAGGAGAAAGCTATCTCGTAAGCAAGAAAGAAAAAATAGTATCCTTAGAGCCAGACGTAAAGAGACCCATTGTAGAAATGGGCGGTGAAGTTCCTTGGGCGAATGCTGAGTTGCAAAAATGGATATTACAGAATACTCAAAGCACGGAAGAAAGCAATGAGGATCAATCCTGGGTTAGTGAGACAGTGAATAAACTTAGAATGGCTTTAATTAGCTATAACTTGCAGGCGAAAGTAAATGGACATCGACTTACGCCTAATGCTGTTGTTATAAGATTGAAGGGCTCAGATCAATTAAAGGTCGACGATATAGAAAAACGGAGATCGATCCTTCTTACTACACATGCTCTTAATGTAATCAATATTACGGCTTACCCAGGAGAGATTGTTGTGTCCTTAGCTCGTCCTCAAAGGCAAAGCATATCGTTAGCAGATGTTTGGAAGGTAAGAAAGGTTCAAACCAATACATCAGGTTTGAATATGAGTTTTGTTATTGGGGTTAAGGAAATTGATGGGGAGCTACTTTACTTGAATTTGGGAGGAGAGTTTGAAGGCGGAACACAGCATGCTCCACACACACTCATTGCAGGTGCTACTGGAAGTGGTAAGTCTGTTTTGTTACAAAACTTAATTCTTGATATTTGCGTAACAAATAGTAAAGATTTAGCACATATTTATTTAATTGATCCTAAATACGGTGTTGATTATATGCATCTTGCAGAACTTCCACATCTTGTGGAAGGAATTATCGACGATCAGAATAAAGCTACACAGATACTTGAAGATCTTGTGGATGAAATGAATGATAGATACCAGAAATTTAAAGAGATTAAAGTAAATAACCTTAAAGATTACAATGCTAAGGTCTCGCATAATCAAAGGTTGCCACTGATATTCTTGATTCACGACGAATTTGCTGAATGGATGCTTGTTGATGAATATAAGAATGCGGTTTCCTCCATTGTTCAACGTTTAGGGGTGAAAGCGCGCGCTGCAGGGATACACTTAATTTTTGCTGCTCAACGTCCCGATGCTAATGTTTTACCAGTTCAATTGAGGGATAATTTGGGGAATCGGTTAATTCTGAGAGTTGAGAGTGTAGGGACTTCTGAAATTTCTCTTGGGGAAAAAGGTGCGGAGAAATTGCTTGGAAAAGGGCATTTAGTAGCAAGACTCCAAGGAGAACCAAATTTAATTTATGCTCAAGTTCCCTTTGTTGACGTGAGTATAATTCCTTTAATAATATAA
- a CDS encoding AAA family ATPase: MIKQLRSWWKDTEIPNLIGRKKVDFSIFRDGTHIPVEFYPDFLEANQGQQPNLGKGQPIKLVHDERSYEAILININQKSTGREVLHLRYNGNKTLKDLLIQTFSHSYSYILQERENQQSDVDVKKPQVVVPEDQAEYIDFYATGVPFEYRLEFITYQPNPSVWWVNQGTSIQAEKEEGILWAPLLNTQGRKLYHWETMKEVQEGDIILHYSNKAIRYVSQVTAAAVEAPKPSSMANTGWQEDGRLIRTTYVELIPPIALQQFNQQIMQLNITQGPLHTGGGVNQGYLFRFSRQALQVLQSLTAEVNWPDFAILDQEEAASNMESLREVIPILPPSDTSIPTILHHIQSHIRRQGFFFPEHLIENFYLSLKAKPLVILAGISGTGKTRLVKLFAEALGATRDNGQFRLIPVRPDWSDPADLLGYKDLSGRFQPGPMMQVFVEARQPENRHQPYFICLDEMNLARVEHYFSDLLSVLETQEWREGEIQTQALIPPATLGNPEDEQTYGGLGIPENVFLIGTVNMDETTHPFSKKVLDRASTLEFNYINLQQYPQEAAQAADVPAALAELNHLFVRSDYLKLADAYEPYQELVVRTTGRLVKINALLEDIHAHVGFRVRDAVCFYMIYNERYGLMDEEEAFDWQLLQKILPRIQGSHSSVRRVLLSLIKEAIGNGTSLTFNMELLMEDASPLYLEWAGGKTPPGLKHPQSARKLAYMLRRLEEDGFTSYWLS, translated from the coding sequence ATGATCAAACAACTACGAAGCTGGTGGAAGGATACAGAGATTCCTAACTTAATTGGGCGTAAGAAAGTGGACTTTTCTATCTTCCGTGATGGCACTCATATTCCGGTGGAGTTTTATCCTGATTTCTTAGAAGCTAATCAAGGTCAACAACCAAACCTGGGTAAAGGGCAACCGATTAAGTTAGTTCATGATGAGCGAAGCTATGAAGCAATATTAATTAATATTAATCAAAAGTCTACAGGACGCGAAGTGCTTCACCTCCGTTATAACGGAAATAAAACATTGAAGGATTTGTTAATACAAACCTTCTCCCATTCCTACTCCTACATCTTGCAAGAAAGAGAAAATCAACAATCCGATGTGGATGTGAAAAAGCCCCAAGTCGTCGTTCCCGAAGATCAAGCAGAATACATAGATTTCTATGCGACAGGCGTTCCTTTTGAATATCGTCTAGAATTCATTACCTATCAGCCGAATCCTAGTGTGTGGTGGGTCAATCAAGGAACTTCTATTCAAGCGGAGAAGGAAGAGGGGATTCTGTGGGCGCCTCTACTGAATACACAAGGGCGTAAACTCTATCACTGGGAGACGATGAAGGAAGTCCAAGAAGGCGATATCATTCTTCATTACTCGAATAAAGCTATTCGTTATGTGAGTCAGGTTACTGCTGCGGCAGTGGAAGCCCCTAAGCCAAGCTCCATGGCGAATACAGGCTGGCAGGAAGATGGGCGGTTGATCCGTACCACATATGTAGAACTGATTCCGCCCATTGCATTGCAACAATTCAATCAGCAGATCATGCAATTGAATATTACCCAAGGCCCGCTCCATACTGGAGGGGGAGTGAACCAGGGCTATCTGTTCCGCTTCTCCAGACAAGCCCTTCAAGTACTACAATCGCTTACGGCAGAAGTGAACTGGCCCGACTTTGCTATTCTAGATCAAGAAGAGGCTGCCTCTAATATGGAGAGCCTACGTGAGGTGATTCCTATTTTACCGCCATCAGATACGAGCATTCCCACGATCCTCCACCACATCCAATCCCACATCCGCCGCCAGGGCTTCTTTTTCCCGGAGCATCTGATTGAGAATTTCTACCTGTCGCTGAAGGCAAAGCCGCTGGTGATTCTGGCGGGGATCTCGGGGACGGGGAAGACGAGGCTGGTGAAGCTGTTCGCGGAGGCGCTGGGGGCGACAAGGGATAATGGGCAGTTCAGGCTGATTCCGGTGCGGCCGGATTGGAGTGATCCTGCGGATCTGCTGGGGTATAAGGATCTGTCGGGCAGGTTCCAGCCGGGGCCGATGATGCAGGTGTTCGTGGAGGCGCGGCAGCCGGAGAACCGGCATCAGCCGTATTTTATCTGCTTGGATGAGATGAATTTGGCCCGGGTGGAGCATTATTTCAGCGATCTGTTAAGCGTGCTGGAGACGCAGGAGTGGCGGGAGGGGGAGATTCAGACACAAGCGCTGATTCCTCCGGCTACGCTGGGGAACCCTGAGGATGAGCAGACCTACGGCGGCCTGGGCATCCCGGAGAATGTGTTCCTGATCGGGACGGTGAATATGGACGAGACCACCCACCCTTTTAGCAAAAAAGTCCTCGACCGCGCCAGCACCCTGGAGTTCAATTACATCAATCTGCAGCAGTATCCGCAAGAGGCGGCTCAGGCTGCAGACGTCCCCGCTGCGCTTGCGGAGCTGAATCACCTGTTCGTCCGTTCGGATTATCTGAAGCTGGCAGATGCCTATGAACCTTATCAGGAGCTTGTGGTGCGGACGACCGGGAGACTGGTGAAGATCAACGCGCTGCTGGAGGATATTCATGCCCATGTGGGGTTCCGGGTGCGGGATGCGGTTTGCTTTTATATGATCTATAACGAGCGGTATGGCCTGATGGATGAGGAAGAGGCGTTCGACTGGCAGCTGCTGCAAAAGATTCTCCCGCGCATTCAAGGCAGTCACTCCTCGGTGCGCCGGGTTCTGCTGAGCCTGATCAAGGAGGCTATTGGCAATGGGACGAGCTTAACGTTCAATATGGAATTGCTCATGGAGGATGCGTCCCCTCTCTATTTGGAATGGGCTGGAGGGAAAACTCCGCCTGGGCTGAAGCATCCGCAGAGCGCCCGCAAATTGGCGTACATGCTTAGGAGGCTGGAGGAAGATGGATTCACCTCATACTGGCTCTCGTGA
- a CDS encoding protein kinase, whose translation MLETIPLYLEQNRKEVYYISDKVQDVNGRVYVVVSEKLGNGGNAVVYKCVDYLTGEEYAIKFQLSLKPKRIQRFMNEVKLLQEIEHDQLIKYVASGECEGKIKMKGREGRSKRIPFLVMTLANKNLKDYLLERESIDFSEYIAQFQGLAAALAVLHTKAIHRDIKPENILVSGETWLLSDFGLCKFLEQGEEGDLTGENENIGPKFWMSPEALNRTIGNKDEIMKCSDVYQLCSVFWYIVNKRHPSGILTKEDWRGPYHIFDVIYDSLSHDPNKRPCDGEQLFQELYEAILAV comes from the coding sequence TTGTTAGAGACAATACCTCTATATCTAGAGCAAAATAGAAAAGAAGTATATTATATTTCAGATAAAGTTCAAGATGTAAATGGCAGAGTCTATGTTGTTGTTAGCGAAAAATTGGGCAATGGTGGAAATGCAGTAGTATATAAATGTGTAGATTATTTAACGGGTGAAGAGTATGCTATTAAATTTCAACTATCACTTAAACCTAAAAGAATCCAAAGATTTATGAATGAGGTAAAGTTATTGCAAGAAATAGAGCATGATCAGTTAATAAAATATGTAGCGAGTGGAGAGTGCGAAGGCAAAATTAAGATGAAAGGTCGAGAAGGGAGGAGTAAAAGAATTCCGTTTTTAGTAATGACGTTAGCGAATAAGAATCTTAAGGATTATCTGCTTGAGCGGGAGAGTATAGATTTTTCTGAATATATAGCTCAATTTCAGGGTTTAGCTGCTGCATTAGCAGTTTTACACACAAAGGCAATACATCGTGATATTAAACCGGAAAATATATTAGTCTCGGGTGAGACTTGGTTGTTAAGCGACTTTGGCCTTTGTAAATTCCTTGAACAGGGTGAAGAAGGGGATCTAACGGGGGAAAATGAAAATATTGGACCAAAATTTTGGATGTCTCCAGAGGCTTTAAATAGAACTATTGGAAACAAAGATGAAATTATGAAATGTTCCGATGTATATCAACTGTGTAGCGTATTTTGGTACATTGTTAATAAAAGACATCCATCAGGGATTCTCACTAAAGAAGATTGGAGAGGGCCCTACCACATTTTCGATGTTATTTATGATTCACTTTCACATGACCCAAACAAAAGGCCATGTGATGGTGAGCAACTATTTCAAGAGCTTTACGAGGCAATACTGGCTGTTTGA
- a CDS encoding DUF262 domain-containing protein, which produces MNWKPSNQSIADIRDWANSNTLEITPDFQRKEVWSRAAQVMLIDTILKNIPMPKIIVQSLIRDGRIYRKIIDGQQRIKAILSFLKDEYALIKPYEGPYTGLKFSQLPEEEGKLIQSEILSYVIDLNELKNATDEDAREIYSRLNKYNIPLNKQELRKADFPGDFLDLSESKVKLPFFEESRIFTAANSKRMGDVEYISEILAATISGPQEKKETLDDFYINFSNWEKEHRHKIDSEFTANINDISQIFNEDFKLSTSRFRQKSDFYSLYLAILELRREEESKAESSVEFNLEERDLTFLRRDLKILDDFIAPESEIEILSEYAIKCVSQANSLASRRWRKEFLKNVLQGTYKGQAPEDKVKEELKMIIFEVMYSLGDEKNCSLCNEKIIYSDEELENVDLTWDPNSQVFQMSNSTFTHKKC; this is translated from the coding sequence ATGAATTGGAAACCATCTAATCAAAGTATTGCAGATATAAGAGATTGGGCAAATTCTAATACTCTTGAAATTACTCCTGATTTTCAAAGAAAGGAAGTATGGTCAAGAGCTGCTCAAGTTATGTTAATAGACACTATATTGAAAAATATACCAATGCCTAAAATTATCGTTCAGTCACTAATAAGAGATGGTAGAATTTACAGAAAAATAATAGACGGACAGCAGCGTATTAAAGCTATATTATCCTTTCTAAAAGATGAATATGCATTAATAAAGCCATATGAAGGGCCTTATACGGGGTTGAAGTTTTCACAACTCCCTGAGGAAGAAGGGAAGTTAATACAATCAGAAATTTTGTCTTATGTAATTGATTTAAATGAGCTGAAAAATGCAACTGACGAAGATGCAAGAGAAATTTACTCAAGGTTGAATAAATATAATATTCCTCTCAACAAACAAGAATTAAGAAAGGCAGACTTTCCTGGTGACTTCTTGGATCTATCGGAATCAAAAGTTAAATTGCCATTTTTTGAAGAATCAAGAATTTTTACAGCTGCGAATAGTAAGAGAATGGGGGATGTTGAATACATTTCTGAAATCCTAGCTGCAACAATAAGTGGGCCGCAAGAAAAAAAAGAGACGCTAGATGACTTCTATATAAACTTTTCGAATTGGGAGAAGGAACACCGTCATAAGATTGACAGTGAATTTACAGCGAATATTAATGATATAAGCCAAATATTTAATGAGGACTTTAAACTTTCTACGTCAAGGTTCCGGCAGAAATCTGATTTCTACAGTTTATATCTAGCAATATTAGAGTTGCGAAGAGAAGAGGAATCAAAGGCTGAGTCAAGTGTGGAATTTAATTTAGAAGAGCGAGATTTAACATTTTTAAGAAGAGATCTAAAAATTTTGGACGATTTTATTGCTCCTGAGTCAGAGATTGAAATTCTATCTGAATATGCAATAAAATGTGTTTCTCAAGCAAATTCTTTAGCAAGTAGAAGGTGGAGGAAGGAATTTCTTAAGAATGTATTACAGGGGACATATAAAGGTCAGGCCCCTGAAGATAAAGTGAAAGAAGAATTGAAAATGATAATATTTGAAGTAATGTATTCTCTTGGTGACGAGAAAAATTGCTCGTTGTGTAATGAGAAAATAATCTATTCAGATGAAGAGTTAGAGAACGTTGATTTAACTTGGGATCCAAATTCTCAAGTGTTTCAAATGTCAAATTCAACTTTCACACATAAAAAGTGCTGA
- a CDS encoding helix-turn-helix transcriptional regulator, translating into MLISERIKKLRIQNNLTQLQLGDAIGVSKVSISGYESKKRIPDVNTLIRLADYFEVSMDFLIGREEKAYIKELIKEDRPPYIFFGQDNLEEITADEAQRLKEELEMYRLYQLKQKK; encoded by the coding sequence ATGCTAATATCGGAAAGAATAAAAAAGTTAAGAATTCAGAACAACCTTACACAATTACAATTAGGGGATGCCATAGGAGTATCAAAGGTATCCATCTCCGGTTACGAATCCAAAAAGAGGATTCCTGATGTAAATACATTAATTAGGCTAGCAGATTATTTTGAAGTATCTATGGATTTTTTGATTGGAAGAGAAGAAAAAGCGTACATTAAAGAGTTAATAAAAGAAGACCGTCCACCATATATTTTCTTTGGACAGGATAATTTAGAGGAAATAACAGCAGATGAGGCGCAGCGGTTAAAAGAAGAATTAGAAATGTATCGTCTTTACCAGTTAAAACAGAAGAAATAA